The following coding sequences are from one Saprospiraceae bacterium window:
- a CDS encoding PQQ-binding-like beta-propeller repeat protein, with protein sequence MKKIIAIIFIGLFLGCGCNNEEDPSLKLENGVITEKPFIWWNKEEEHDQSIESVGLIYNGSFIAESHQGGKSFIALLDAETGKIKWKWNEYLRETDGGFLDYFSYHNLLSFQSGPRSYCINLENGKTQWNKIWGQPMYVRVGGIKNQCFILQDYPDNGDQYPGFYILDLQTGNIKEKIIPKYLNTINRNVSGELGRIITAKSFNHNSTDYIVITYCESINEKNCIPLISLFNYTENKWVYEYKKITNLESYALPCVDIQNNKIYHDGASHVFCNDLWTGDSIWTQEFKGNFLFGSCTYDQGTLYCAAEGDGYYALDAETGAIKWKGERAPGTSSRMVVLNGVLYYINGGDGRLWALDAATGKTLWRLKSPDGYSFKREINVMQGDGERKGYVLTSTWHGACAYEAER encoded by the coding sequence ATGAAAAAAATAATTGCAATTATATTTATTGGACTCTTCCTTGGTTGTGGATGCAACAATGAAGAGGATCCTTCTCTTAAGTTGGAGAACGGTGTAATTACAGAAAAACCATTTATCTGGTGGAATAAAGAAGAAGAGCATGATCAATCTATAGAATCCGTAGGATTGATATATAACGGTAGTTTTATAGCTGAATCACATCAAGGTGGAAAATCTTTTATCGCTTTATTGGATGCAGAAACGGGTAAAATTAAATGGAAATGGAATGAATATTTGCGAGAAACAGATGGAGGTTTTTTAGATTATTTTTCATATCACAATTTGCTTAGTTTCCAAAGTGGCCCTCGTTCTTATTGCATCAATTTGGAAAATGGTAAGACTCAATGGAATAAAATTTGGGGGCAACCAATGTACGTAAGAGTCGGTGGAATCAAAAATCAATGTTTTATTCTTCAAGATTATCCAGATAATGGAGACCAATACCCTGGCTTTTATATTTTGGATTTACAAACAGGTAATATAAAAGAAAAAATAATCCCGAAATATTTAAATACAATAAATAGAAATGTATCAGGAGAACTAGGTAGGATTATAACTGCAAAATCCTTTAACCATAATAGTACAGATTATATAGTAATTACTTACTGCGAATCTATAAATGAAAAGAATTGCATACCATTGATAAGTTTGTTTAATTATACTGAAAATAAATGGGTATATGAATACAAGAAAATTACCAATCTAGAGTCCTATGCTTTGCCATGTGTAGATATTCAAAACAATAAAATATATCATGATGGAGCAAGTCATGTATTCTGCAATGATCTTTGGACAGGAGATAGCATTTGGACTCAAGAGTTCAAGGGTAATTTTCTGTTTGGAAGTTGTACTTATGATCAAGGCACTCTCTACTGCGCCGCCGAAGGCGACGGCTATTACGCTTTAGATGCGGAGACCGGAGCGATCAAGTGGAAGGGAGAACGTGCGCCGGGCACAAGCAGTAGAATGGTGGTATTGAATGGAGTACTGTATTACATCAATGGAGGCGACGGACGACTATGGGCTCTGGATGCAGCAACAGGCAAGACATTATGGCGACTAAAAAGTCCCGACGGCTATAGTTTCAAGCGAGAGATCAATGTGATGCAGGGAGATGGCGAGAGAAAGGGATATGTCCTCACGAGCACATGGCATGGAGCCTGTGCGTATGAGGCGGAACGGTAG